A genomic stretch from Geothermobacter hydrogeniphilus includes:
- a CDS encoding cupin domain-containing protein, producing MNAKVLKLADVPKTGIPAGTKTSMQMLLSPDETPNFAMRCFTIEAGGSMPNHTNSVEHEKYVLSGTAEVSIGGERLQVNAGDVVFIPAGVPHWYRTLGDEPFRFLCLVPNQPDTIELVTD from the coding sequence ATGAACGCGAAAGTCCTGAAATTGGCGGATGTACCCAAAACCGGGATTCCGGCAGGAACGAAAACCAGCATGCAGATGCTGCTCTCCCCGGATGAAACCCCGAACTTCGCCATGCGCTGCTTTACCATCGAGGCAGGCGGTTCAATGCCGAATCACACCAACAGCGTCGAACACGAGAAGTATGTCCTCAGCGGTACAGCCGAAGTCAGCATCGGCGGCGAGCGACTGCAGGTCAACGCCGGTGATGTGGTCTTCATCCCCGCCGGAGTTCCCCACTGGTACCGCACCCTCGGTGATGAACCGTTTCGTTTCCTGTGCCTGGTACCGAACCAGCCCGACACCATCGAACTGGTGACGGATTGA
- a CDS encoding TlpA family protein disulfide reductase — MLRVMLVVCFLLAGLSPARAVSDPISFGDSFPEISLPVPAAQADRDYLGLPDGDHFTPSQVPGELLVIEMLNTHCPHCQMQTASYNELFKMIEADPKTRGRIHMLGLAVGNIPSEVEGFRRAFNVPFPVIPDPKFNFWRAIGGAATPFTIYVRQDRPGKPGVVAGTHLGLNTHYENLFYEFQDLAGTDLKTLRHQGARAKKVRSAIEPLLSPEDLEYRVRTAFIDFGGTLVAFRQLDLRSGRRVYMARMRRDNQVHTLFAEVTSRQSICDICHDVHFIYVFDKNARVVSFEPLQLTRWGNVNWNREEVEKMRKRLIGSVLTSPPVFDPQVDAVTAATMTSAIIFDSLGQGPELLDELREKGLWPVKEKP, encoded by the coding sequence ATGCTACGTGTCATGCTTGTTGTCTGTTTTCTTCTCGCTGGATTGTCGCCGGCTCGGGCTGTCAGCGACCCGATCTCCTTCGGCGACAGTTTTCCCGAAATCAGCCTGCCGGTCCCCGCCGCGCAGGCCGATCGCGATTACCTCGGCCTGCCGGACGGAGACCATTTCACCCCGAGCCAGGTTCCCGGCGAGCTGCTGGTCATCGAAATGCTCAACACCCACTGTCCCCACTGCCAGATGCAGACCGCCTCCTACAACGAGCTGTTCAAAATGATCGAGGCCGACCCCAAAACCCGGGGACGCATCCACATGCTCGGCTTGGCGGTCGGCAACATCCCGAGTGAAGTGGAAGGATTCCGCCGAGCCTTCAACGTCCCCTTCCCGGTGATTCCCGACCCGAAATTCAATTTCTGGCGGGCCATCGGCGGTGCCGCCACCCCGTTCACCATCTATGTCCGCCAGGATCGTCCGGGTAAACCGGGGGTGGTGGCCGGAACTCACCTCGGGCTGAACACCCATTACGAAAATCTTTTCTACGAGTTCCAGGACCTGGCGGGGACCGACCTCAAAACCCTGCGACATCAGGGCGCCAGGGCGAAGAAGGTCCGCTCCGCCATCGAACCGCTGCTCTCCCCGGAGGACCTCGAATACCGCGTCCGCACCGCCTTCATCGACTTCGGCGGCACCCTGGTCGCCTTTCGCCAACTCGACCTGCGCAGCGGCCGTCGGGTCTACATGGCCCGAATGCGCCGGGACAACCAGGTCCATACCCTGTTCGCCGAGGTCACCAGCCGCCAGTCGATCTGCGATATCTGCCACGATGTTCATTTCATCTATGTCTTTGACAAAAACGCACGGGTGGTCAGCTTCGAACCGCTGCAGCTGACCCGCTGGGGCAACGTCAACTGGAACCGCGAGGAAGTGGAGAAAATGCGCAAGCGACTGATCGGCAGCGTGCTGACCTCGCCGCCGGTCTTCGACCCGCAGGTCGATGCCGTCACCGCCGCCACCATGACCTCGGCGATCATTTTCGACAGCCTCGGACAGGGTCCGGAACTGCTCGACGAGTTGCGGGAAAAAGGTCTCTGGCCGGTAAAGGAGAAGCCATGA
- a CDS encoding serine/threonine protein kinase: protein MTVPKTTGHPFDALTPDFVMDAVESLGFTCDCRVMALNSYENRVYQVGLEDDAPLIVKFYRPQRWSDAQIGEEHAFCFELAEHELPVVAPWRDPAGQSLFHFGPFSFALFPRRGGHAPEFDNLDNLFILGRLLGRIHAIGAGRDFIHRPAIDLAHYGRESVELLSERFVPPEYRESWQALTGQLLQALEQALEEGGSCRWIRVHGDCHSGNMLWRDGAPHFVDFDDARSAPAVQDLWMLLSGDRTRQQQQLGKILEGYHQFCDFDLRELRLIEPLRTLRMLYHSAWLARRWDDPAFPRAFPWFNSMRFWGEQIVSLREQLAALQEEPLQLLV, encoded by the coding sequence ATGACCGTGCCGAAGACCACCGGGCATCCCTTCGACGCCCTCACCCCCGATTTCGTCATGGATGCGGTGGAAAGCCTCGGCTTCACCTGTGACTGCCGGGTGATGGCGCTCAACAGCTACGAGAACCGCGTCTACCAGGTCGGCCTCGAAGACGACGCGCCGCTGATCGTCAAGTTCTACCGCCCGCAGCGCTGGAGCGATGCCCAGATCGGCGAGGAACACGCCTTCTGCTTCGAACTGGCCGAGCATGAACTGCCGGTGGTCGCCCCCTGGCGTGATCCGGCGGGACAAAGCCTGTTCCACTTCGGTCCTTTTTCCTTTGCCCTCTTTCCTCGCCGCGGCGGGCACGCTCCCGAGTTCGACAACCTCGACAACCTGTTCATTCTCGGCCGCCTGCTGGGCCGCATCCACGCCATCGGTGCCGGCCGGGATTTCATCCACCGCCCCGCCATCGACCTCGCGCACTACGGCCGGGAAAGTGTCGAACTGCTGAGTGAACGATTCGTGCCGCCGGAATACCGGGAAAGCTGGCAGGCCCTGACCGGGCAACTGCTGCAGGCACTTGAACAGGCCCTCGAGGAAGGCGGCAGCTGCCGCTGGATCAGGGTCCACGGCGACTGCCACAGCGGCAATATGCTGTGGCGGGACGGCGCGCCCCATTTCGTCGACTTCGATGACGCCCGCAGCGCCCCGGCAGTGCAGGATCTCTGGATGCTGCTCTCCGGCGACCGGACGCGACAACAACAGCAGCTCGGCAAAATCCTTGAAGGCTACCACCAGTTCTGCGACTTCGACCTGCGGGAACTGCGCCTGATCGAGCCGCTGCGCACCCTGCGCATGCTCTACCACAGCGCCTGGCTGGCACGACGCTGGGATGACCCCGCCTTCCCGCGCGCCTTTCCCTGGTTCAACAGTATGCGGTTCTGGGGCGAGCAGATCGTCTCACTGCGCGAACAGCTGGCCGCCCTGCAGGAAGAACCGCTGCAGCTGCTGGTCTGA
- a CDS encoding (2Fe-2S)-binding protein has product MDQQDIIEGLKPVCLCRNVKKRVFLKHIATGMRTLEELRAATGAGSGPCGGKRCTPKILALLDETGGK; this is encoded by the coding sequence ATGGATCAGCAGGACATCATCGAAGGGCTGAAGCCGGTCTGCCTGTGCAGAAACGTCAAGAAGCGGGTTTTCCTGAAACATATCGCCACCGGCATGAGGACGCTCGAAGAGCTGCGCGCCGCCACCGGCGCCGGTTCCGGACCCTGCGGCGGCAAACGCTGCACACCGAAGATCCTTGCCCTGCTTGACGAAACCGGAGGCAAATGA
- a CDS encoding haloacid dehalogenase type II has protein sequence MTATLAFDVYGTLIDTAGVITVLKRLVGDRAAPLSQLWREKQLEYSFRRGLMQNYRDFPTCTAQALDYACTRLGVVLDGSDRELLLAGYRVLPAFPEVKPALTDLKAAGFRLFAFSNGCADDLQSLLAHADIGDCFEDVVSCDEIGSFKPNPAVYAHFLRRAGAHGGTSWLVSSNPFDVIGAISAGMNGAWVRRTPQAVFDPWEIQPTVTVTRLTELNPAIKKGAAA, from the coding sequence ATGACAGCGACCCTGGCCTTCGATGTCTACGGAACCCTGATCGATACCGCCGGCGTGATTACCGTCCTTAAACGCCTGGTCGGTGACCGGGCGGCGCCCCTGTCGCAACTTTGGCGGGAGAAACAGCTGGAGTATTCCTTCCGCCGCGGACTGATGCAGAACTACCGCGACTTCCCCACCTGTACCGCCCAGGCCCTGGACTACGCCTGCACCCGGCTCGGCGTCGTCCTCGATGGCAGCGACCGTGAACTGCTGCTCGCCGGTTACCGGGTGCTGCCGGCCTTCCCTGAAGTGAAACCGGCCCTGACGGACCTCAAGGCGGCGGGTTTCAGACTGTTCGCCTTTTCCAACGGCTGCGCCGATGATCTTCAGTCGCTGCTCGCCCACGCCGACATCGGCGACTGTTTCGAGGATGTTGTCAGCTGTGACGAGATCGGCAGCTTCAAGCCCAACCCGGCCGTCTACGCTCACTTTCTCCGCCGGGCGGGCGCCCACGGCGGCACCAGCTGGCTGGTTTCCAGCAACCCGTTCGATGTTATCGGCGCGATCTCGGCCGGGATGAACGGCGCCTGGGTGCGACGCACCCCGCAGGCCGTTTTCGACCCCTGGGAGATCCAGCCGACAGTGACCGTGACCCGGCTGACGGAATTGAACCCGGCGATTAAAAAGGGCGCGGCCGCTTAA
- the thrC gene encoding threonine synthase, whose product MQYLSTRGRVNGLSFKQAVMMGLADDGGLLLPAEIPRVNSGELEAWSRLAYPELAFQIISRYATDIPAADLKDLIDRSYATFTHPEVTPVVHRDGVYILELFHGPTLAFKDVALQFLGNLFEYLLRQNGEKMNIIGATSGDTGSAAIYGVRGKQNINIFILHPHGKVSPIQELQMTTVTDPNVFNLAIRGTFDDGQAIVKEIFGDVAFKQRHSLGAVNSINWARVLAQVVYYFYAWGRVHKDTSCKKINFSVPTGNFGDIFAGYIAKRMGLPIDQLILASNENNILSRFINHGDYSIGEVRPTPSPSMDIQKASNFERYLYYLLDGDSRALRKAMEDFNRDGKLEFSAEQLHSVQNEFAALTVDNEQTIATIGDFFRRTDYLLDPHTATGVHAAGKLGSGRYPTVCLATAHPAKFDQAVREATGREPQRPAGLAGIEQREQRCEIVDADTAVIKAYLAERAI is encoded by the coding sequence ATGCAATATCTCAGCACCCGCGGCCGGGTCAACGGCCTCAGTTTCAAACAGGCGGTGATGATGGGCCTGGCCGATGACGGCGGACTGCTGCTGCCGGCCGAGATCCCCCGCGTCAACAGCGGCGAACTCGAAGCCTGGTCCCGGCTCGCCTACCCGGAGCTGGCCTTTCAGATCATTTCCCGCTACGCCACCGACATCCCGGCCGCCGATCTGAAAGACCTGATCGACCGTTCCTACGCCACCTTCACTCATCCCGAGGTGACCCCGGTGGTCCACCGGGACGGGGTCTACATCCTCGAACTCTTTCACGGTCCGACCCTGGCCTTCAAGGATGTCGCCCTGCAGTTTCTCGGCAACCTGTTCGAGTATCTCCTCAGGCAGAACGGCGAGAAGATGAACATCATCGGCGCCACGTCGGGGGATACCGGATCGGCGGCCATCTACGGCGTGCGCGGCAAGCAGAACATCAACATCTTCATCCTTCATCCGCACGGCAAGGTCTCACCGATCCAGGAACTGCAGATGACCACCGTCACCGATCCCAACGTCTTCAACCTGGCGATCCGCGGCACCTTCGACGACGGCCAGGCGATCGTCAAGGAGATCTTCGGCGACGTCGCCTTCAAACAGCGGCACAGCCTCGGCGCGGTGAATTCAATCAACTGGGCGCGGGTGCTGGCTCAGGTGGTCTACTACTTCTACGCCTGGGGCCGGGTCCACAAGGACACCAGCTGCAAAAAAATCAATTTTTCGGTGCCGACCGGCAATTTCGGCGATATTTTCGCCGGCTACATCGCCAAACGGATGGGGCTGCCGATCGACCAGCTGATCCTGGCCAGCAACGAAAACAATATCCTCAGCCGCTTCATCAACCACGGCGATTATTCGATTGGCGAGGTCCGCCCCACCCCCTCGCCGTCGATGGACATCCAGAAGGCGAGCAACTTCGAGCGTTACCTCTATTACCTGCTGGATGGCGACAGCCGGGCTCTGAGAAAGGCCATGGAGGACTTCAACCGCGACGGCAAGCTGGAATTCAGCGCGGAGCAGCTGCACAGCGTCCAGAACGAGTTCGCCGCCCTTACGGTCGACAACGAGCAGACCATCGCGACCATCGGCGACTTTTTCCGCCGGACCGACTACCTGCTCGACCCCCACACCGCGACCGGGGTCCACGCCGCCGGGAAACTCGGTTCCGGACGCTACCCAACCGTCTGCCTGGCCACTGCCCATCCGGCCAAGTTTGACCAGGCGGTCCGCGAGGCGACCGGGCGGGAACCGCAACGGCCCGCCGGTCTGGCAGGAATCGAACAGCGGGAGCAGCGTTGTGAAATCGTCGACGCCGACACCGCCGTCATCAAGGCCTACCTTGCCGAACGGGCGATCTGA
- a CDS encoding NADP-dependent malic enzyme, which yields MSKRQEALDYHSQGRKGKIEVITTKPCATSRDLSLAYSPGVAEPCLDIEKNPDDAYQYTAKGNLVAVVSNGTAVLGLGNIGALAGKPVMEGKGVLFKRFADVDVFDIELDTQDCDELIRTVKLLEPTFGGINLEDIKGPECFYIEEELKKIMNIPVFHDDQHGTAIIAAAGMKNALELVGKSFDTAKMVVNGAGAAGIACANLAMTLGIKQENLILCDTKGVIYKGRTEGMNEYKQRLASDTKARTLAEALVGADIFFGVSAKGALTQEMVKSMAKDPIIFAMANPDPEITPPEAKAVRPDAIVGTGRSDYANQVNNVLCFPFLFRGALDVHASAINEEMKAAAVKALAELAKEDVPDSVRKAYSGEEIKFGREYLIPKPFDPRVLLRVAPAVAQAAMDSGVARRPIKDMAKYIEHLEALQGRSKEIMRNLINKAKCDPKRVVFPEGDNEKILRAAQILLDEGIAKPILLGEETEIRARIEELDLDLNGVEIIDPNTFAERGKYIDELFAMRQRKGITRAEGKRQIKKNRNYFGAMMIHMGDADTLLSGIEHHYPDTIRPALEIIGKKEGLSKVHGAYMIVTKKQVVFFADTTVTIEPTAEELAETAILTAEKARHFDIEPKVAMLSFSNFGSTQHPLAIKVRKATSLVKEWAPHLSVDGEIQANVALDPELIASEYPFSDLKGDANVFIFPDLQSGNISYKLLNKLGEAEAVGPILMGMKQPIHVLQRGDDVADIVNMAAVAVVDAQGNN from the coding sequence ATGTCGAAACGACAGGAAGCCCTCGACTACCACAGTCAGGGACGCAAAGGAAAAATCGAAGTCATCACCACCAAACCCTGCGCCACCAGTCGCGATCTGTCCCTCGCCTACAGCCCCGGAGTCGCCGAGCCCTGCCTCGATATCGAGAAGAATCCGGACGATGCCTACCAGTACACCGCCAAGGGCAACCTGGTCGCGGTGGTCAGCAACGGCACCGCGGTCCTCGGTCTCGGCAACATCGGCGCCCTGGCCGGGAAACCGGTCATGGAAGGCAAGGGCGTTCTCTTCAAACGCTTCGCCGATGTCGATGTGTTCGACATCGAACTCGACACTCAGGACTGCGATGAACTGATCCGCACCGTCAAACTGCTGGAACCGACCTTCGGCGGCATCAACCTGGAAGACATCAAGGGGCCGGAATGCTTCTACATCGAGGAAGAACTGAAGAAGATCATGAACATCCCGGTCTTCCACGATGATCAGCACGGCACCGCGATCATCGCCGCGGCGGGGATGAAAAACGCCCTCGAACTGGTCGGCAAGTCCTTTGATACGGCCAAGATGGTGGTCAACGGCGCCGGTGCCGCCGGCATCGCCTGCGCCAACCTCGCCATGACCCTCGGCATCAAGCAGGAAAACCTTATCCTCTGCGACACCAAGGGCGTCATCTACAAGGGACGCACCGAAGGGATGAACGAGTACAAACAGCGCCTCGCCAGCGACACCAAAGCCCGCACTCTCGCCGAAGCCCTGGTCGGTGCCGATATCTTCTTCGGCGTTTCGGCCAAGGGGGCGCTGACCCAGGAGATGGTCAAGTCCATGGCCAAGGATCCGATCATCTTCGCCATGGCCAACCCCGACCCGGAAATCACCCCGCCGGAAGCCAAGGCGGTCCGTCCGGACGCCATCGTCGGCACCGGCCGCAGTGACTACGCCAACCAGGTCAACAACGTCCTCTGCTTCCCCTTCCTGTTCCGCGGCGCCCTCGACGTTCACGCCAGCGCCATCAACGAGGAGATGAAAGCCGCCGCCGTCAAGGCCCTGGCCGAACTGGCCAAGGAAGATGTTCCCGACTCGGTGCGCAAGGCCTACAGCGGTGAAGAGATCAAGTTCGGGCGTGAATACCTGATTCCCAAGCCCTTCGATCCGAGGGTCCTGCTGCGGGTCGCGCCTGCGGTCGCCCAGGCGGCCATGGACAGCGGCGTCGCCCGGCGTCCGATCAAAGACATGGCAAAGTACATCGAACATCTTGAAGCTTTGCAGGGCCGCTCCAAGGAGATCATGCGCAACCTGATCAACAAGGCCAAGTGTGATCCGAAACGGGTGGTCTTCCCCGAAGGAGACAACGAAAAGATTCTTCGCGCCGCCCAGATTCTCCTCGACGAGGGGATCGCCAAACCGATCCTGCTCGGCGAGGAAACGGAAATCCGCGCCCGGATCGAGGAACTGGACCTTGACCTGAACGGTGTCGAGATTATCGACCCCAACACCTTTGCCGAACGCGGCAAATATATTGACGAGCTGTTCGCCATGCGCCAGCGCAAGGGCATCACCCGGGCCGAAGGCAAACGGCAGATCAAGAAAAACCGCAACTACTTCGGCGCCATGATGATTCACATGGGCGACGCCGACACCCTGCTGTCCGGCATCGAACACCACTATCCGGATACCATCCGGCCGGCCCTGGAGATCATCGGCAAGAAGGAAGGGCTCTCCAAGGTGCACGGCGCCTACATGATCGTCACCAAGAAACAGGTGGTCTTCTTCGCCGACACCACCGTGACCATCGAGCCGACCGCCGAGGAGCTGGCGGAAACGGCCATCCTGACCGCCGAAAAGGCTCGGCACTTCGATATCGAGCCGAAGGTCGCCATGCTCTCCTTCTCGAACTTCGGTTCGACCCAGCACCCGCTGGCGATCAAAGTCAGGAAGGCGACTTCGCTGGTCAAGGAGTGGGCTCCGCACCTGAGCGTCGATGGAGAAATTCAGGCCAACGTCGCCCTTGACCCGGAACTGATCGCCTCCGAATACCCCTTCTCCGATCTCAAGGGGGATGCCAACGTCTTCATTTTCCCCGACCTGCAGTCGGGCAATATCAGCTACAAGCTGCTCAACAAACTGGGAGAAGCCGAAGCGGTCGGTCCGATCCTGATGGGCATGAAACAACCGATCCACGTCCTGCAGCGCGGCGACGATGTCGCCGACATCGTCAATATGGCGGCGGTGGCGGTGGTCGACGCCCAGGGAAACAACTGA
- a CDS encoding metallophosphoesterase family protein yields MTMIAGVLSDTHFSDLAEADAAIGELLAGCFADVDLVLHAGDLGPPEALFSFAPLPVLAVRGNTDAGHADLPPQRLLTLDGVRVGLVHGWGAAAGLDSRVIRHFDGQELDLLIFGHSHVPVCTRRNGLLLFNPGSLSRPRSSRGPTVGRLILDRGTVSGEILTP; encoded by the coding sequence ATGACGATGATTGCAGGTGTTCTCTCTGATACCCATTTTTCCGATCTCGCGGAAGCCGACGCGGCGATCGGGGAACTGCTCGCCGGCTGTTTTGCGGATGTCGACCTGGTGTTGCATGCCGGTGATCTCGGTCCGCCGGAGGCCTTGTTCAGCTTTGCTCCCCTGCCGGTACTGGCCGTGCGCGGCAACACCGATGCCGGGCATGCCGATCTGCCGCCACAGCGGCTTCTGACCCTGGACGGTGTCCGTGTCGGCCTGGTTCATGGCTGGGGGGCGGCCGCCGGGCTGGATTCGCGGGTGATCCGGCATTTCGACGGGCAGGAACTGGACCTGCTGATTTTCGGACACAGCCATGTTCCGGTTTGCACCCGGCGCAACGGCTTGCTATTGTTCAACCCGGGCAGCCTCAGTCGGCCGCGATCATCCCGCGGACCGACCGTCGGTCGCCTGATATTGGACCGGGGAACCGTCAGCGGTGAGATTCTGACGCCCTGA
- a CDS encoding HIT family protein: MKQLWAPWRMSYINGDDKDATAGCIFCVRDSADEDGDRLILHRGEHAFIIMNKYPYSNGHLLVAPYRHTADLSELSDAEALEMHRLTVLARDALRSWGNPDGFNIGMNWGRVAGAGIEDHLHLHIVPRWNGDTNFMPVFSDVRVIPQHLQETYTLLAKAMASLT, translated from the coding sequence ATGAAACAACTCTGGGCACCCTGGCGGATGAGCTATATCAACGGCGACGACAAAGACGCGACAGCGGGCTGTATTTTCTGTGTGCGTGACTCTGCGGACGAGGATGGTGACCGGTTGATTCTTCATCGCGGGGAACATGCTTTCATCATCATGAACAAGTATCCCTATTCAAACGGCCACCTGCTGGTTGCTCCCTACCGGCACACCGCCGATCTCTCCGAATTGAGTGATGCCGAAGCGCTGGAAATGCATCGCCTGACGGTTTTGGCCCGCGACGCGCTGCGGTCGTGGGGCAACCCCGACGGCTTCAATATCGGCATGAACTGGGGCCGGGTGGCCGGGGCGGGCATCGAAGATCACCTGCATCTGCATATCGTGCCGCGCTGGAACGGCGACACCAATTTTATGCCGGTCTTTTCGGATGTCAGGGTGATTCCCCAGCATCTGCAGGAAACCTACACCCTGCTGGCGAAAGCGATGGCTTCTTTAACCTGA
- a CDS encoding MotA/TolQ/ExbB proton channel family protein has translation MTEQTMFELFNKGGFLMWVLLGCSVLALAIFLMKLFWYRQIRGSGQILFRDVIDLVQKKKIDEALVVCQRTPSPLSRVVLAALRQSGRPREHIKTIASEVASREGVALESYLGLLSTIATISPLLGLLGTVLGMIQAFNVIATAGVSTPATLGGGISQALITTAAGMAVAIPVILAHRFLTGQMNRLVVEMQEFILRIVDLLGGGSDDVQQ, from the coding sequence ATGACGGAACAGACTATGTTTGAATTGTTCAACAAGGGCGGATTCCTGATGTGGGTACTGCTGGGCTGTTCGGTGCTGGCCCTGGCGATTTTCCTGATGAAACTTTTCTGGTACCGGCAGATTCGCGGCAGCGGACAGATCCTCTTCAGGGATGTCATCGACCTGGTGCAGAAAAAGAAAATCGATGAGGCGCTGGTGGTCTGCCAGCGGACGCCGTCACCCCTCTCGCGGGTGGTTCTTGCCGCTCTCCGCCAGTCAGGCCGCCCCCGCGAGCATATCAAGACCATCGCTTCGGAAGTCGCCAGCCGGGAAGGGGTGGCGCTCGAGTCCTACCTCGGTCTGCTGTCGACCATCGCCACGATCTCGCCGCTGCTCGGCCTGCTCGGAACCGTGCTCGGCATGATCCAGGCGTTCAATGTCATCGCCACCGCCGGGGTGAGCACCCCGGCGACCCTCGGCGGCGGCATTTCCCAGGCTCTGATCACCACTGCCGCCGGCATGGCGGTGGCGATTCCGGTTATCCTCGCCCACCGTTTTCTGACCGGTCAGATGAATCGCCTGGTGGTTGAAATGCAGGAATTCATCCTGCGGATTGTCGACCTGCTCGGTGGAGGCAGTGATGATGTTCAGCAGTAG
- a CDS encoding ExbD/TolR family protein, which yields MMFSSRRGSEEPKVDMTPMVDVVFLLLIFFMISTTFVETPGIDVNLPKSSLEVTEKKPQEIKVFIDARGKIVIDEKQVSLKGLKERLKAMGAKTAETTFVLMADRDVRHGRVVEVMDAAKEAGFVQLAIATEKTSR from the coding sequence ATGATGTTCAGCAGTAGGCGCGGCAGCGAAGAGCCCAAGGTTGACATGACGCCAATGGTTGACGTGGTCTTCCTGCTGCTGATCTTTTTCATGATTTCAACCACTTTCGTCGAAACTCCCGGCATCGATGTCAATCTTCCCAAATCCTCTCTCGAGGTGACCGAGAAGAAGCCGCAGGAGATCAAGGTGTTTATCGACGCCCGCGGGAAGATCGTGATTGATGAGAAGCAGGTCAGTCTCAAGGGGCTGAAAGAGCGGTTGAAGGCGATGGGCGCCAAGACCGCTGAAACCACCTTTGTCCTGATGGCCGACCGCGATGTCCGTCACGGGCGGGTGGTCGAGGTGATGGATGCCGCAAAAGAGGCCGGTTTCGTGCAGCTTGCCATCGCCACGGAAAAAACGTCGCGGTAA